A single region of the Triticum dicoccoides isolate Atlit2015 ecotype Zavitan chromosome 2B, WEW_v2.0, whole genome shotgun sequence genome encodes:
- the LOC119363077 gene encoding protein PELPK1-like: MASGIASMSSSLAVLLLGVLLLSRSSVGNAARHLEEAEYPPVPKPDVPPPLPVPKVLPKPGLPPLPAPEEQPNPELPPLPTPDVLPEPPLPAPDVLPKPGLPTPNVQPKPELPPLPKPEVPKPDVEPKPELPPVPKGEEPPKTELPPPPTGGIPPKPVSPPLPTGELPPKPETDEPSKPEQPPLPTGEIPPKPEVELPPKTEEPPKPELPPPPTGDLPPKPDVGLPLKPDLPPLPTSELPPTAQPPLPNPAEPKP, encoded by the coding sequence ATGGCTTCCGGGATCGCCAGCATGTCGTCCTCTCTTGCGGTGCTCCTCCTCGGCGTGCTGCTGCTCTCCCGCAGCAGCGTCGGCAACGCGGCGCGGCACCTGGAGGAGGCGGAGTACCCACCGGTACCCAAGCCGGACGTGCCGCCACCGTTGCCTGTACCGAAGGTGCTGCCGAAGCCGGGGCTGCCACCGCTGCCCGCACCTGAGGAGCAGCCCAATCCGGAGCTGCCGCCGTTGCCCACACCGGACGTGTTGCCAGAGCCGCCGTTGCCCGCACCCGACGTGCTGCCGAAGCCGGGGCTGCCCACACCTAACGTGCAGCCCAAACCGGAGTTGCCGCCGTTGCCCAAACCGGAGGTGCCCAAACCTGACGTGGAACCGAAGCCAGAGCTGCCACCCGTGCCCAAGGGTGAGGAGCCACCGAAGacggagctgccgccgccgccaacaGGTGGGATCCCACCAAAGCCGGTTTCGCCGCCTCTTCCTACAGGTGAGCTTCCGCCCAAGCCCGAGACAGACGAGCCATCGAAGCCAGAGCAGCCTCCACTTCCGACCGGAGAGATTCCACCGAAGCCAGAGGTCGAGCTGCCACCCAAGACAGAGGAGCCACCGAAGCCGGAGCTGCCGCCGCCTCCGACCGGTGACCTTCCACCGAAGCCGGACGTCGGGCTGCCACTGAAgccagacctgccgccgctccctaCCAGTGAGCTTCCACCGACGGCGCAGCCGCCACTGCCGAATCCCGCGGAACCAAAACCATGA
- the LOC119363078 gene encoding MKI67 FHA domain-interacting nucleolar phosphoprotein-like isoform X2, with protein MGLRDKKRNQRRVLSRRSAGPRTGEGKDFLPLEGKEQRIRERQTEEPENTATVLYIGHIPHGFYEDQMQGFFQQFGAVKRVRIARNHKTGKSKHYGFIEFENPEVAKIVADEMNNYLLFEHTLQIAPVPLEKVHAKLWKGVRKGFVPVDRVAIERKKLSKDKTVEEHKRMLEGIVKRDENRRKRIKAAGIDYECPALIGSVQPSAKKIKFDED; from the exons ATGGGGTTGAGggacaagaagaggaaccagaggCGCGTGCTCTCGCGGCGCTCGGCCGGCCCCCGGACTGGCGAGGGCAAGGATTTCCTG CCGCTGGAGGGGAAGGAGCAGAGGATCCGGGAGCGGCAGACCGAGGAGCCGGAGAACACGGCCACTGTCCTGTACATCGGCCACATACCCCACGGCTTCTACGAGGACCAGATGCAAG GTTTCTTTCAGCAGTTTGGGGCTGTTAAGAGGGTCAGGATTGCCCGGAACCACAAG ACAGGAAAGTCCAAGCATTATGGATTCATTGAGTTTGAGAACCCCGAG GTGGCCAAGATTGTAGCTGATGAGATGAATAACTACCTCTTGTTTGAGCACACTCTGCAAATTGCGCCTGTCCCACTGGAGAAAGTTCATGCCAAATT ATGGAAAGGTGTGCGGAAGGGATTTGTACCAGTTGACCGGGTAGCAATTGAACGGAAGAAGCTTAGTAAG GATAAAACAGTAGAAGAGCATAAGAGGATGCTCGAAGGAATTGTAAAGCGGGATGAGAATCGTCGCAAAAGAATCAAGGCTGCTGGTATCGATTATGAGTGTCCAGCCCTT ATCGGGAGCGTTCAGCCTTCAGCTAAGAAGATCAAGTTTGATGAGGATTAG
- the LOC119363078 gene encoding MKI67 FHA domain-interacting nucleolar phosphoprotein-like isoform X1: MGLRDKKRNQRRVLSRRSAGPRTGEGKDFLPLEGKEQRIRERQTEEPENTATVLYIGHIPHGFYEDQMQGFFQQFGAVKRVRIARNHKTGKSKHYGFIEFENPEVSTCVGIYQIIRAHCMFVVCLQISGLFLVYQVAKIVADEMNNYLLFEHTLQIAPVPLEKVHAKLWKGVRKGFVPVDRVAIERKKLSKDKTVEEHKRMLEGIVKRDENRRKRIKAAGIDYECPALIGSVQPSAKKIKFDED, from the exons ATGGGGTTGAGggacaagaagaggaaccagaggCGCGTGCTCTCGCGGCGCTCGGCCGGCCCCCGGACTGGCGAGGGCAAGGATTTCCTG CCGCTGGAGGGGAAGGAGCAGAGGATCCGGGAGCGGCAGACCGAGGAGCCGGAGAACACGGCCACTGTCCTGTACATCGGCCACATACCCCACGGCTTCTACGAGGACCAGATGCAAG GTTTCTTTCAGCAGTTTGGGGCTGTTAAGAGGGTCAGGATTGCCCGGAACCACAAG ACAGGAAAGTCCAAGCATTATGGATTCATTGAGTTTGAGAACCCCGAGGTAAGCACGTGTGTTGGGATATATCAGATTATCAGGGCACACTGTATGTTTGTTGTCTGCTTACAAATTTCTGGCCTGTTCTTGGTATATCAGGTGGCCAAGATTGTAGCTGATGAGATGAATAACTACCTCTTGTTTGAGCACACTCTGCAAATTGCGCCTGTCCCACTGGAGAAAGTTCATGCCAAATT ATGGAAAGGTGTGCGGAAGGGATTTGTACCAGTTGACCGGGTAGCAATTGAACGGAAGAAGCTTAGTAAG GATAAAACAGTAGAAGAGCATAAGAGGATGCTCGAAGGAATTGTAAAGCGGGATGAGAATCGTCGCAAAAGAATCAAGGCTGCTGGTATCGATTATGAGTGTCCAGCCCTT ATCGGGAGCGTTCAGCCTTCAGCTAAGAAGATCAAGTTTGATGAGGATTAG